One window of Populus nigra chromosome 5, ddPopNigr1.1, whole genome shotgun sequence genomic DNA carries:
- the LOC133693904 gene encoding uncharacterized protein LOC133693904 isoform X3, with protein sequence MDSVAESSKNRKRLREEEQQQKEEIEAEETSSTDQTLSLVDSLTFSDTMVALRIMRAQFPHIDKVSIQPFILHSQLYSSVKDRTQVDRELESLRREKVLRVFKLNTGQDDHAIMFLDDYLTQRLLLSHGGKVKDEHISLLINAGLLTRQLIDPNMYWFAIPNIGSMLKGLSQGRKELLSLINRQRYKEMMLACLEKKRLRLSLLDMRFHLRDLIGSGHLKTVNTPTGLLVRVSKD encoded by the exons ATGGATTCCGTTGCAGAATcatcaaaaaatagaaaacgCCTTCGGgaagaagaacaacaacaaaaagaagagaTCGAAGCTGAAGAAACGAGCTCTACCGATCAAACTCTCTCACTCG TGGACAGTCTCACGTTTAGCGATACAATGGTGGCTCTTCGCATAATGCGAGCTCAGTTTCCACATATCGACAAG GTGTCGATTCAGCCTTTCATTTTACATTCACAATTGTACAGCAGTGTAAAGGACAGAACACAAGTCGATAGGGAATTAGAG TCCTTGAGGAGAGAGAAGGTATTGCGTGTTTTCAAACTTAATACTGGACAAGATGACCATGCTATAATGTTTTTGGATGATTATTTAACCCAG CGCTTACTCTTGTCACATGGTGGAAAGGTGAAGGACGAGCACATCTCTCTTTTAATCAATGCTGGTCTTCTT ACTCGCCAACTGATTGATCCCAACATGTACTGGTTTGCAATTCCAAATATTGGTTCAATGCTCAAGGGCCTTTCTCAG GGAAGGAAGGAGCTCTTATCTCTTATAAACCGACAGAGATATAAAGAAATGATGCTGGCCTGTTTGGAGAAGAAGCGTCTTCGACTGTCTCTGCTTGATATGAGATTTCACCTTCGTGACCTGATTGGCTCAGGTCACCTTAAAACTGTCAACACACCAACTGGATTACTTGTTCGGGTTTCAAAGGATTAA
- the LOC133693904 gene encoding uncharacterized protein LOC133693904 isoform X2, translating to MDSVAESSKNRKRLREEEQQQKEEIEAEETSSTDQTLSLVDSLTFSDTMVALRIMRAQFPHIDKSLRREKVLRVFKLNTGQDDHAIMFLDDYLTQVDRVVKRMEEKKQRNLEVFEWFKTHVIDNKQDPSIDHQELRLLLSHGGKVKDEHISLLINAGLLTRQLIDPNMYWFAIPNIGSMLKGLSQGRKELLSLINRQRYKEMMLACLEKKRLRLSLLDMRFHLRDLIGSGHLKTVNTPTGLLVRVSKD from the exons ATGGATTCCGTTGCAGAATcatcaaaaaatagaaaacgCCTTCGGgaagaagaacaacaacaaaaagaagagaTCGAAGCTGAAGAAACGAGCTCTACCGATCAAACTCTCTCACTCG TGGACAGTCTCACGTTTAGCGATACAATGGTGGCTCTTCGCATAATGCGAGCTCAGTTTCCACATATCGACAAG TCCTTGAGGAGAGAGAAGGTATTGCGTGTTTTCAAACTTAATACTGGACAAGATGACCATGCTATAATGTTTTTGGATGATTATTTAACCCAG GTAGATCGTGTTGTGAAAAGAATGGAAGAAAAGAAGCAACGTAATCTTGAAGTTTTTGAGTGGTTTAAAACACATGTTATTGATAACAAGCAGGATCCTAGTATTGACCATCAAGAGCTC CGCTTACTCTTGTCACATGGTGGAAAGGTGAAGGACGAGCACATCTCTCTTTTAATCAATGCTGGTCTTCTT ACTCGCCAACTGATTGATCCCAACATGTACTGGTTTGCAATTCCAAATATTGGTTCAATGCTCAAGGGCCTTTCTCAG GGAAGGAAGGAGCTCTTATCTCTTATAAACCGACAGAGATATAAAGAAATGATGCTGGCCTGTTTGGAGAAGAAGCGTCTTCGACTGTCTCTGCTTGATATGAGATTTCACCTTCGTGACCTGATTGGCTCAGGTCACCTTAAAACTGTCAACACACCAACTGGATTACTTGTTCGGGTTTCAAAGGATTAA
- the LOC133693904 gene encoding uncharacterized protein LOC133693904 isoform X1 yields MDSVAESSKNRKRLREEEQQQKEEIEAEETSSTDQTLSLVDSLTFSDTMVALRIMRAQFPHIDKVSIQPFILHSQLYSSVKDRTQVDRELESLRREKVLRVFKLNTGQDDHAIMFLDDYLTQVDRVVKRMEEKKQRNLEVFEWFKTHVIDNKQDPSIDHQELRLLLSHGGKVKDEHISLLINAGLLTRQLIDPNMYWFAIPNIGSMLKGLSQGRKELLSLINRQRYKEMMLACLEKKRLRLSLLDMRFHLRDLIGSGHLKTVNTPTGLLVRVSKD; encoded by the exons ATGGATTCCGTTGCAGAATcatcaaaaaatagaaaacgCCTTCGGgaagaagaacaacaacaaaaagaagagaTCGAAGCTGAAGAAACGAGCTCTACCGATCAAACTCTCTCACTCG TGGACAGTCTCACGTTTAGCGATACAATGGTGGCTCTTCGCATAATGCGAGCTCAGTTTCCACATATCGACAAG GTGTCGATTCAGCCTTTCATTTTACATTCACAATTGTACAGCAGTGTAAAGGACAGAACACAAGTCGATAGGGAATTAGAG TCCTTGAGGAGAGAGAAGGTATTGCGTGTTTTCAAACTTAATACTGGACAAGATGACCATGCTATAATGTTTTTGGATGATTATTTAACCCAG GTAGATCGTGTTGTGAAAAGAATGGAAGAAAAGAAGCAACGTAATCTTGAAGTTTTTGAGTGGTTTAAAACACATGTTATTGATAACAAGCAGGATCCTAGTATTGACCATCAAGAGCTC CGCTTACTCTTGTCACATGGTGGAAAGGTGAAGGACGAGCACATCTCTCTTTTAATCAATGCTGGTCTTCTT ACTCGCCAACTGATTGATCCCAACATGTACTGGTTTGCAATTCCAAATATTGGTTCAATGCTCAAGGGCCTTTCTCAG GGAAGGAAGGAGCTCTTATCTCTTATAAACCGACAGAGATATAAAGAAATGATGCTGGCCTGTTTGGAGAAGAAGCGTCTTCGACTGTCTCTGCTTGATATGAGATTTCACCTTCGTGACCTGATTGGCTCAGGTCACCTTAAAACTGTCAACACACCAACTGGATTACTTGTTCGGGTTTCAAAGGATTAA
- the LOC133693849 gene encoding probable methyltransferase PMT3, whose protein sequence is MSRGKGDGDQKKRLVTWIVVLGIICGCVYLYSRNSGTSALEYGSKSLRKLGSSYLGGDDDGDEASSKSGEEVQGDVILKSIPVCDDRHSELIPCLDRNLIYQTRLKLDLSLMEHYERHCPVPERRFNCLIPPPPGYKVPIKWPKSRDEVWKVNIPHTHLASEKSDQNWMVVKGNKISFPGGGTHFHYGADKYIASIANMLNFSNNILNNEGRLRTVLDVGCGVASFGGYLLSSDIISMSLAPNDVHQNQIQFALERGIPAYLGVLGTKRLPYPSRSFEFAHCSRCRIDWLQRDGILLLELDRLLRPGGYFAYSSPEAYAQDEEDLRIWREMSALVERMCWKIAAKRNQTVIWVKPLTNDCYKEREPGTQPPLCKSDDDPDAVWGVPMKACITPYSDQQHKAKGTGLAPWPARLTTPPPRLADFGYSAEMFEKDTEVWQHRVENYWNLLSPKIQPDTLRNLMDMKANLGSFAAALKSKDVWVMNVVPEDGPNTLKIIYDRGLMGSVHSWCESYSTYPRTYDLLHAWTVFSDIAKKDCSAVDLLIEMDRILRPTGFIIIRDNPSVVEFVKKHMSALHWEAVATGDAEENEQGEDEVVFIVQKKMWLTSKSFSVTE, encoded by the exons ATGTCAAGGGGAAAAGGTGATGGGGATCAAAAGAAGCGGCTGGTAACTTGGATAGTGGTATTGGGTATCATTTGTGGTTGTGTTTACTTGTATTCTCGGAACAGTGGAACATCTGCTCtggaatatggaagtaaatctCTAAGGAAGTTGGGTTCTTCTTATTTGGGCggagatgatgatggtgatgaagcTTCCAGCAAATCCGGTGAAGAAGTGCAGGGTGATGTTATACTTAAAAGCATTCCG GTTTGTGATGATCGCCACTCGGAGCTGATTCCTTGTCTAGACAGAAATCTCATATACCAGACAAGATTGAAGCTGGATTTGTCTTTGATGGAGCACTATGAAAGACATTGCCCAGTACCAGAAAGACGCTTCAATTGCTTGATCCCTCCTCCACCAGGGTACAAG GTCCCAATCAAGTGGCCCAAAAGCAGAGATGAGGTCTGGAAAGTAAATATACCTCACACCCACCTGGCAAGTGAAAAATCTGATCAGAACTGGATGGTTGTCAAAGGTAACAAAATTTCATTCCCTGGAGGAGGAACACACTTCCATTACGGAGCTGATAAGTATATAGCCTCAATTGCAAAT ATGCTAAACTtttcaaataacattttaaacaaTGAAGGAAGGCTCCGGACAGTCCTCGATGTTGGTTGTGGAGTTGCAAGTTTTGGGGGATATCTGCTCTCTTCTGATATTATTTCAATGTCATTGGCACCAAACGATGTTCATCAAAACCAGATCCAGTTTGCCTTGGAGAGAGGAATTCCTGCATATCTTGGTGTTTTAGGGACTAAGAGACTTCCATACCCAAGTAGATCTTTTGAATTTGCACATTGTTCTCGCTGTAGGATTGATTGGCTTCAAAGGGACGGAATCCTTCTGCTCGAGCTAGATAGGTTGCTGAGACCAGGAGGCTATTTTGCCTACTCATCTCCTGAGGCCTATGCACAAGATGAGGAGGATCTGAGGATCTGGAGAGAAATGAGTGCCCTTGTGGAAAGAATGTGCTGGAAGATAGCTGCGAAAAGGAATCAAACTGTTATCTGGGTCAAGCCTCTAACAAACGACTGTTACAAGGAAAGAGAACCTGGTACTCAACCTCCTCTCTGCAAATCTGATGATGATCCAGATGCAGTGTGGGGTGTGCCAATGAAAGCTTGCATCACTCCTTACTCTGATC AACAACATAAAGCAAAAGGGACTGGATTGGCTCCGTGGCCTGCTCGGTTGACTACTCCACCTCCTCGTCTTGCTGACTTTGGCTATTCTGCTGAAATGTTTGAAAAGGACACG GAAGTTTGGCAGCACAGGGTTGAGAATTATTGGAATCTTTTGAGCCCAAAGATTCAGCCTGATACACTGAGAAATTTGATGGACATGAAGGCAAACCTAGGGTCATTTGCAGCTGCCCTGAAGAGCAAAGACGTATGGGTTATGAATGTTGTGCCTGAAGATGGACCCAACACTCTCAAGATAATATATGATAGAGGCCTGATGGGCTCTGTGCACAGCTG GTGTGAATCCTACTCGACCTACCCACGAACTTATGATTTACTGCATGCCTGGACTGTCTTCTCCGACATCGCAAAGAAAGATTGCAGTGCTGTGGATCTGTTAATTGAGATGGACCGCATCTTGAGACCCACAGGCTTCATTATTATCCGTGACAATCCATCAGTAGTGGAATTCGTAAAGAAACATATGTCAGCACTGCATTGGGAGGCAGTGGCTACAGGTGATGCTGAGGAAAACGAGCAAGGTGAGGATGAGGTGGTGTTCATCGTCCAAAAGAAGATGTGGCTAACAAGCAAAAGTTTCAGTGTCACTGAATAA